In Eretmochelys imbricata isolate rEreImb1 chromosome 4, rEreImb1.hap1, whole genome shotgun sequence, a single window of DNA contains:
- the ANKRD37 gene encoding ankyrin repeat domain-containing protein 37, whose translation MWMMLDCSSEPDGLSLLLQAGAGVNAPADAFGQSPAHLAACGGQAFFLLWQLQTGANLNQQDCHGEAPIHKAAKVGSLECLALLVASDARIDLCNNDGQTAEDLAWAFGFLECAKFLTTVKHTQNMKLREQPSYSLKDNCGLPREASAGKKRPCGIMGPADRKRRR comes from the exons ATGTGGATGATGCTGGATTGCAGctcagag CCTGACGGCTTGAGCCTCCTGCTTCAGGCGGGGGCTGGGGTGAATGCACCTGCAGATGCCTTTGGTCAGTCCCCAGCTCACTTGGCTGCTTGTGGAGGACAAGCTTTTTTCCTACTATGGCAACTGCAAACAGGAGCTAATCTGAACCAACAG GATTGCCATGGAGAAGCTCCTATTCATAAGGCAGCTAAAGTTGGGAGCTTGGAGTGTCTTGCTCTACTCGTTGCCAGTGATGCCAGAATAGA TTTGTGCAATAATGATGGACAAACAGCAGAAGATCTTGCATGGGCTTTTGGATTTCTGGAATGTGCCAAGTTCCTCACAACTGTTAAACATACTCAAAATATGAAGCTAAGAGAACAACCTAGCTACTCACTTAAGGACAATTGTGGTTTGCCAAGAGAAGCTTCAGCTGGAAAGAAACGACCATGTGGAATTATGGGACCCGCAGACAGAAAGAGGAGGAGATAA